One window from the genome of Acinetobacter sp. LoGeW2-3 encodes:
- a CDS encoding peptidylprolyl isomerase, which yields MLKKPLYAIALTALSLPALAANSVVEMKTSMGNIEIELYNDKAPISAKNFEEYVKANFYKGTIFHRVIPGFMVQGGGFDANMVEKPNNKSTIKNESYNGLTNTRGTLAMARMNQPDSARSQFFVNLVDNDFLNRSPMNAGYAVFGKVTKGMDVIDKIAGVPTANYGMHQNVPVKPVVINSVSIKTASPQK from the coding sequence ATGTTAAAAAAACCATTATATGCAATTGCCTTGACTGCTTTGTCTTTACCAGCACTGGCTGCCAATTCAGTCGTCGAAATGAAAACTTCTATGGGGAATATCGAAATTGAGCTTTATAACGATAAAGCCCCAATCTCTGCCAAGAACTTTGAAGAGTATGTAAAAGCTAACTTCTATAAAGGCACCATTTTCCACCGGGTGATTCCAGGCTTCATGGTGCAGGGGGGAGGGTTTGACGCGAATATGGTGGAAAAGCCAAATAATAAGTCGACCATTAAGAATGAATCCTATAACGGTTTAACCAATACGCGTGGCACCTTGGCCATGGCACGTATGAACCAGCCGGATTCTGCCCGTTCCCAGTTCTTTGTGAACCTGGTCGATAATGACTTCTTAAACCGTTCTCCTATGAATGCCGGTTATGCGGTATTTGGTAAGGTGACTAAAGGCATGGATGTCATCGATAAAATTGCCGGTGTACCGACGGCAAACTACGGAATGCATCAAAATGTACCTGTGAAACCCGTAGTTATTAATAGTGTGAGTATTAAAACAGCAAGCCCGCAAAAATAA
- a CDS encoding PQQ-dependent sugar dehydrogenase: protein MKQVHLAAILCLGFIPYSLTACHAQNNTSQEQNNSPEPVKPASQSVASSSSTQVQQAYKVNNIAQFNEPWAIAPLNDGRLLVTERKGRLYLFDPQTKKKTEVKGIPKVAYGGQGGLGDVALHPDFANNPWIYLSYAEQGQGGYGAVVVRSKLDLKQSTPQLTQIEKIWTQVPKFSSGQGHYGHRIVFGSDGKLWISSGERQQFDPAQDMKSNAGKIIRLNADGSIPQDNPFMNQGEIAKQIWSLGHRNPLGLAFDPQGQLWVIEMGPKGGDELNKVLKGKNYGYPIVSNGDHYDGKPIPDHSTRPEFEAPVLDWTPVISPSSLMFYTGSVFPQWQNKAIATGLSSKAIIIVDTAQQSAKEVQRLDMKARIRGVVQAQDGGIWVIEDGPQARLLKLTAQ from the coding sequence ATGAAACAGGTTCATCTCGCAGCAATATTGTGTTTAGGCTTTATCCCTTATAGCCTGACTGCCTGTCATGCACAGAATAATACTTCGCAGGAACAAAATAACAGTCCAGAGCCGGTAAAGCCCGCTTCTCAATCCGTAGCTTCATCCTCTTCTACACAGGTGCAGCAAGCCTATAAAGTGAATAATATCGCCCAGTTTAATGAACCGTGGGCGATAGCACCATTAAATGATGGTCGTCTGCTGGTTACCGAGCGTAAAGGCAGGTTGTATCTGTTTGATCCACAAACAAAGAAAAAGACTGAAGTTAAAGGTATTCCAAAAGTGGCCTATGGCGGTCAGGGAGGCCTGGGTGATGTCGCGCTGCATCCTGACTTCGCCAATAATCCATGGATTTACCTGAGTTACGCTGAGCAAGGTCAGGGTGGTTATGGTGCGGTAGTGGTTCGTAGCAAGCTAGATTTAAAGCAGAGCACACCGCAACTCACGCAAATTGAAAAAATCTGGACTCAAGTGCCGAAGTTTTCTTCAGGCCAAGGCCACTATGGACACCGGATCGTCTTTGGTTCAGATGGCAAGCTCTGGATCAGCTCAGGTGAGCGTCAACAGTTCGATCCTGCACAGGATATGAAATCTAATGCCGGTAAGATTATCCGCCTCAATGCTGATGGTTCGATTCCGCAGGATAATCCTTTTATGAATCAGGGTGAGATTGCCAAGCAAATCTGGAGTTTGGGTCACCGAAATCCATTGGGATTGGCTTTTGATCCACAAGGACAGCTCTGGGTGATTGAAATGGGGCCAAAAGGTGGTGATGAGCTGAATAAAGTCCTTAAGGGCAAGAATTATGGTTATCCGATTGTCTCGAATGGTGATCATTATGATGGCAAGCCGATTCCAGATCATAGCACCCGACCTGAATTTGAAGCTCCTGTATTGGATTGGACACCGGTGATCTCGCCATCCTCTTTAATGTTCTATACTGGCTCTGTATTCCCACAATGGCAGAATAAAGCCATTGCTACAGGGCTGTCTTCCAAGGCGATTATCATTGTAGATACAGCGCAGCAATCCGCGAAAGAAGTCCAAAGACTAGATATGAAAGCGCGTATTCGTGGCGTAGTGCAGGCTCAGGATGGTGGCATCTGGGTAATTGAAGATGGTCCTCAAGCCAGGCTATTAAAACTGACTGCTCAATAG
- a CDS encoding GGDEF domain-containing protein — translation MQQILIQALLFIWLSLIHSQLYAVTDLHFTQQQNVNLDGEWDFYPGQLIDPTSVNKTLSSNNNNVEKVQLPNSFLTLTGHKDHIGTFQKTFRLPESALSHAVYIYVPYQYGAYRMYVDDHLLIEVGKVGTSDQHQTMMAPKLASFFPSQREVTITIQASSFHHIRGGLENSILIGFNRPILDKFYGQVIPLSVVSGVLLMIGSFMVFFAMFRSVRTQAGNLLLFLGLFILCLSLRSFFAVPFIYTLFTDISWVWGTRFEYLLTELACLFFLIYIYLLPYRLLNPYLLKITVAIICLNVAVTLFAQPYTFQSFFFQSFSIAILVFINLLYAAYRMHKSHMRYSKVNSIAVLLVCLTFLHDYLLALKVIDSVEIGFYTSCIYFILITFQLSRDYAVQSINTEVLNQKLIRWNKQLDQKVQERTRDISLLNQKLAEQVRLDSLTGAYNRFALNEQIQQQYEQALENHSSLAFFMIDVDYFKNYNDYYGHLKGDYILKTLVQTIQQILPENGFLARYGGEEFAVILPEISWQEAEAFAQQLCQVIRQQNIEHANRADEKTWISISVGAAVMDAEHIYRNVDRLLKTADQQLYQAKVQRDSACIK, via the coding sequence ATGCAGCAGATCCTGATTCAAGCCCTCCTGTTCATATGGCTCAGCCTGATCCATAGTCAGCTTTATGCGGTTACCGATCTTCATTTTACCCAGCAACAGAATGTGAATTTGGATGGAGAGTGGGATTTTTATCCGGGTCAGCTGATTGATCCTACATCTGTTAATAAAACGCTCTCTTCAAATAACAATAATGTAGAAAAAGTTCAATTACCAAATTCTTTTCTGACTTTAACAGGTCATAAAGACCATATTGGCACTTTCCAGAAAACCTTTCGCTTACCCGAATCTGCTCTTTCTCATGCCGTGTATATCTATGTGCCTTATCAGTATGGTGCTTATCGAATGTATGTCGATGATCACCTGTTGATTGAAGTGGGGAAGGTGGGGACATCCGACCAACACCAGACCATGATGGCCCCTAAACTGGCATCTTTTTTTCCGTCACAGCGCGAAGTGACGATTACCATTCAGGCTTCAAGTTTTCACCATATCCGTGGCGGGTTGGAAAACAGTATATTGATTGGTTTTAATCGTCCGATTCTGGATAAATTTTATGGTCAGGTCATTCCTTTAAGCGTTGTGAGTGGTGTCCTGCTCATGATTGGCAGTTTTATGGTGTTCTTCGCCATGTTCCGTAGTGTCCGCACGCAAGCGGGTAATCTGCTGCTATTTTTAGGCTTGTTTATCCTGTGTTTAAGTTTACGTAGCTTCTTTGCAGTACCGTTTATTTATACGCTATTTACGGATATTTCTTGGGTATGGGGAACACGTTTCGAATATCTGCTGACCGAACTGGCTTGTCTGTTCTTCCTGATCTATATCTATTTATTGCCTTATCGACTGCTAAATCCTTATCTACTAAAAATTACAGTAGCGATTATTTGTTTGAATGTAGCCGTTACGCTGTTTGCACAGCCTTATACTTTCCAGAGCTTCTTTTTTCAAAGCTTTAGTATTGCGATCCTGGTTTTTATCAATCTGCTTTATGCGGCGTATCGCATGCATAAATCGCATATGCGTTATTCGAAGGTCAATTCTATTGCCGTGTTGCTGGTCTGTCTGACCTTCCTGCATGATTATTTGTTGGCATTAAAAGTAATTGATTCGGTTGAAATTGGGTTTTATACCTCTTGTATCTATTTTATTTTAATTACTTTCCAGCTCAGTCGTGATTATGCGGTACAAAGCATCAATACTGAGGTGCTGAATCAGAAATTGATCCGTTGGAATAAGCAACTGGATCAGAAAGTACAGGAACGCACCCGCGATATTAGCCTGCTCAATCAAAAGCTGGCAGAGCAGGTGCGTCTGGATTCTCTCACCGGTGCCTATAACCGTTTTGCCCTGAATGAGCAGATCCAGCAACAGTATGAGCAGGCCTTAGAAAATCACAGTTCACTGGCCTTTTTTATGATCGATGTGGATTATTTTAAAAATTACAATGATTATTATGGTCACCTCAAAGGGGACTATATTTTAAAAACATTGGTTCAGACTATTCAGCAGATTTTGCCTGAAAATGGCTTCTTGGCACGTTATGGTGGTGAAGAATTTGCGGTTATCTTGCCAGAAATTTCCTGGCAGGAAGCTGAAGCATTTGCCCAGCAACTGTGTCAGGTGATTCGTCAACAAAATATTGAACATGCTAATCGTGCTGATGAGAAAACCTGGATTAGTATTAGTGTCGGTGCAGCAGTCATGGATGCAGAACATATCTATAGAAATGTCGATCGCTTACTGAAAACTGCCGATCAGCAGTTATATCAGGCAAAAGTGCAGCGAGATTCAGCCTGCATTAAATGA
- a CDS encoding TauD/TfdA family dioxygenase → MHIQQSFLHDYAKVFQSLDPLAKAEDLAQYISIHRDELMQQLHQHGILLFRGFNIENPEQFNEIVEQHLKFEAWNAFNPNLPGWVASWMRKYTEKLLGAGDYRRYIDRNTVQLGPVENSVQGPHVEGGVRSERSRYITLYCQEPSSYLAETGFNNLEKVWENFPESIKQKYLGAWNHFSYTSARKLNFIDKILLKKSPFTLEILPNKKGKLILQRSPLVVIHPQSQKQVIQPWAFANNTNPFAHQAAKKCFENRGEIDIDSTAGGMQLNWEIYDVSGKQIEWNDQEKQEFFDAMYQDALLLQWQKGDFAIVDNIKIAHWRMNGEQGNRKLIQIQANAFNADDHYAA, encoded by the coding sequence ATGCACATCCAACAATCTTTTTTACATGATTATGCTAAAGTTTTTCAATCGCTTGATCCTTTAGCCAAAGCAGAAGATCTGGCTCAATATATCTCTATCCATCGTGATGAATTAATGCAGCAACTTCATCAACATGGCATTTTGTTGTTCCGTGGTTTTAATATTGAAAATCCGGAGCAGTTTAATGAAATTGTAGAACAGCATTTAAAATTTGAAGCATGGAATGCATTTAATCCGAATCTACCGGGTTGGGTAGCCTCATGGATGCGCAAGTACACTGAAAAACTTTTAGGTGCAGGCGATTACCGTCGTTATATCGATCGTAATACCGTGCAGTTGGGACCAGTCGAAAACTCGGTACAAGGCCCGCATGTCGAAGGTGGCGTGCGTTCAGAGCGATCTCGCTACATCACTTTATATTGTCAGGAACCTTCTTCTTATTTGGCTGAAACAGGTTTTAATAACCTTGAGAAAGTTTGGGAAAATTTCCCTGAATCCATCAAACAAAAATACCTCGGTGCCTGGAATCATTTTTCCTATACATCAGCACGTAAATTAAATTTTATTGATAAAATTTTATTGAAAAAAAGCCCATTTACCTTAGAAATATTACCCAACAAAAAAGGTAAACTGATTTTGCAACGCTCTCCTCTTGTCGTCATTCATCCTCAAAGCCAAAAGCAGGTGATTCAACCCTGGGCTTTTGCAAACAATACCAATCCCTTTGCACATCAAGCAGCTAAAAAATGTTTTGAAAATCGTGGTGAGATCGATATCGATTCAACGGCTGGCGGCATGCAGCTCAATTGGGAAATTTATGATGTGTCAGGTAAACAAATAGAATGGAATGATCAAGAAAAACAGGAGTTTTTTGATGCCATGTATCAGGATGCTTTATTGCTCCAATGGCAAAAAGGCGATTTTGCGATTGTCGATAATATTAAAATTGCCCACTGGCGCATGAATGGTGAACAAGGCAATCGCAAGCTCATTCAAATTCAGGCCAATGCTTTTAATGCTGATGATCACTACGCTGCATAA
- a CDS encoding acetoacetate decarboxylase family protein: protein MNVHRLQEKNIHQFPPWHLQGEGFILNYWITPHFIRESRNFGIAPSPLGRVVQVMLVRYHHSPVGPYDELLIMDHPLISRRRLSTIPKIYVSTHESIVHGQHLWGIPKEYAEFDWQEQGQEVICHITHQGQSMTVRLKKSKSPRSFYLNSHHLPTSMLKIRQTWKSLHYQFSPQFRGYLSKLAQAEWQDTQSIFPDFSRAKYIQSFYVPKFNLIFPEAKVHKK, encoded by the coding sequence ATGAACGTGCACCGTTTGCAGGAGAAAAATATTCATCAGTTTCCTCCCTGGCATTTACAGGGAGAAGGTTTTATTTTGAATTATTGGATCACACCACACTTTATTCGTGAATCCCGGAATTTTGGAATTGCACCTTCACCACTCGGTCGTGTTGTACAGGTGATGCTGGTGCGCTATCACCACTCTCCTGTGGGTCCTTATGATGAACTGCTGATTATGGATCACCCTTTAATCAGTCGGCGACGTCTGTCGACCATTCCGAAGATTTATGTTTCTACCCATGAATCTATTGTTCATGGTCAGCATTTATGGGGGATTCCTAAGGAATATGCAGAATTTGACTGGCAGGAACAGGGACAAGAAGTGATTTGCCATATCACGCATCAAGGGCAAAGCATGACTGTTCGCCTAAAGAAATCCAAATCTCCACGTTCTTTCTATTTAAATAGTCATCATCTTCCAACGTCCATGTTAAAGATCCGACAAACCTGGAAATCTTTACACTACCAGTTCAGCCCGCAATTCCGTGGTTATCTTTCTAAACTTGCTCAGGCAGAGTGGCAGGATACGCAATCTATTTTCCCGGATTTTTCCCGCGCCAAATATATACAGAGCTTTTACGTGCCTAAATTTAATCTGATCTTTCCCGAAGCCAAAGTGCATAAAAAGTAG